A DNA window from Hordeum vulgare subsp. vulgare chromosome 1H, MorexV3_pseudomolecules_assembly, whole genome shotgun sequence contains the following coding sequences:
- the LOC123408433 gene encoding TLC domain-containing protein At5g14285-like produces LNLQQTLLISNQIRPCYLITRNHSTPNKQNRTAIHLRGTRRPNPTAQPNPLHTSRCPAARFLESPLIRTAGSVGSSPAIFDSCANLSAAMAELLASWAAEERWMYPAFLSMYAVIYCVGQLGLFRRWEWRHRLDGASCLISLAHGSAAAFAAVAAIAAQPAGNRGFAAPNSRIQDHVLDYSIAYFTMDLLHYLAFLPGDILFIAHHLATLFVFFTCRYVVYHGAYALLVLLFLAEVTSLLQNVWTLAGIWRTEVPAAARVYNTLSPPFYVLYTIVRGVAGPLFFLKMSLFYLSGQAVDLIPWWVRVSWIIVVGAAITVSNFWIWNLWKTLFKERKQSIGKKDT; encoded by the coding sequence TTAAATCTCCAACAAACCCTCTTGATTAGCAACCAAATCCGCCCGTGTTATCTTATCACACGCAACCACTCCACGCCAAACAAACAGAACCGCACAGCCATCCACCTCCGTGGTACTCGTCGCCCAAACCCTACTGCCCAGCCGAATCCCCTTCATACTTCCCGCTGCCCGGCCGCGAGATTCCTTGAATCGCCGCTAATCCGAACGGCCGGGAGCGTCGGATCAAGTCCCGCGATATTTGATTCTTGCGCAAATCTCTCTGCTGCCATGGCCGAGCTTTTGGCTTCTTGGGCCGCTGAGGAGCGGTGGATGTATCCAGCCTTCCTGTCCATGTACGCTGTCATCTACTGTGTCGGCCAACTGGGCTTGTTCCGGCGTTGGGAGTGGAGGCACCGGCTGGACGGCGCCAGCTGCCTCATCTCACTCGCGCACGGCTCCGCTGCCGCGTTCGCGGCGGTCGCAGCCATCGCCGCGCAGCCGGCGGGGAACCGGGGTTTCGCGGCTCCCAATTCCCGCATCCAGGACCACGTCCTCGACTACAGTATCGCCTACTTCACCATGGACCTGCTCCACTATCTCGCCTTCCTTCCCGGGGACATCCTCTTCATCGCCCACCACCTCGCCACGCTTTTTGTCTTCTTCACCTGTCGCTACGTCGTCTACCATGGTGCATACGCACTCCTCGTCCTGCTCTTTCTCGCCGAGGTCACCAGCCTCCTGCAGAATGTGTGGACACTCGCCGGGATCTGGCGAACCGAGGTTCCTGCGGCTGCAAGGGTGTATAACACTCTGTCGCCACCGTTCTATGTGCTATACACCATTGTCAGGGGTGTCGCGGGACCGCTCTTCTTCCTCAAGATGAGCCTGTTCTATCTGTCTGGCCAGGCTGTTGATCTCATCCCGTGGTGGGTGCGCGTATCTTGGATCATTGTCGTCGGCGCTGCTATCACGGTGAGCAACTTTTGGATTTGGAATCTTTGGAAGACACTTTTTAAGGAAAGGAAGCAGAGCATTGGAAAAAAAGACACATAG